One Thermicanus aegyptius DSM 12793 DNA segment encodes these proteins:
- the dprA gene encoding DNA-processing protein DprA has translation MIAATLHRLPGVGTGILTRIDELVRGDWQKVPGNRRWFRELPLKGEEIEAILEHLIPEKIEETEEELRRLGIKLHMRGESDYPRRLEEISNPPFLLYSLGDSSLLAESRLISIVGTRKPSSYGQIVSHKLAADLAGKGWGVVSGMASGIDSFAHRGALSVRGKTIAVLGCGVDVVYPPENEDLYHEIGERGLLLSEYPPHMPPARGLFPQRNRIISGLSRGVVVVESHHRSGSLITAEWALEQGREVFAVPGSILSAKSAGPHRLIKEGAKLVTSAQDVLDEFSFSIQPELFPEKEKEGKTFVGDLTREEEELLSLISYSQIHIDELIRSVRYPLSRLHQLLLSLEMKKAIKKLPGFFYMRR, from the coding sequence ATGATTGCCGCCACTTTGCATCGGCTGCCGGGGGTGGGAACGGGGATCTTAACCCGCATCGATGAGTTGGTACGGGGGGATTGGCAGAAAGTACCGGGAAATCGCCGATGGTTTCGTGAGCTTCCCCTGAAAGGGGAGGAGATCGAGGCGATTCTTGAGCATCTTATTCCGGAGAAGATCGAGGAGACGGAGGAGGAATTGCGAAGGTTAGGAATAAAACTTCATATGCGGGGAGAGTCGGACTACCCACGGAGGCTGGAGGAGATCTCCAACCCTCCCTTTCTGCTGTATAGTTTGGGCGATTCTTCCCTCCTTGCCGAAAGCCGTCTCATCAGCATTGTGGGAACCCGAAAGCCCTCCTCCTATGGTCAGATCGTATCTCACAAGCTGGCGGCCGATTTGGCAGGGAAGGGATGGGGCGTTGTTAGCGGGATGGCCTCAGGGATTGACTCATTTGCCCATCGGGGGGCATTATCGGTGAGGGGGAAGACGATTGCCGTCTTGGGGTGCGGGGTTGATGTGGTTTACCCTCCTGAAAACGAAGATCTCTATCATGAAATCGGGGAGAGGGGTCTTCTCCTTTCCGAGTACCCACCCCATATGCCTCCCGCAAGGGGGCTCTTCCCGCAGCGAAACCGGATCATCAGCGGTTTAAGCCGGGGTGTGGTGGTGGTGGAAAGCCATCATCGGAGCGGTTCTCTCATCACCGCCGAATGGGCCTTGGAACAAGGGAGGGAAGTTTTCGCCGTTCCGGGTTCGATCCTGAGCGCCAAAAGCGCCGGCCCGCACCGACTGATCAAAGAAGGGGCGAAATTGGTCACCTCCGCACAGGATGTGTTGGACGAATTTTCCTTCTCGATCCAGCCTGAGCTTTTTCCGGAAAAAGAGAAGGAAGGAAAAACGTTCGTGGGGGACCTCACCCGGGAAGAGGAAGAACTTTTATCCCTCATCTCTTATTCCCAGATTCACATTGACGAGCTGATCCGCTCGGTCCGTTATCCTCTTTCCCGACTTCACCAGCTTCTCCTCTCCCTGGAGATGAAGAAGGCGATCAAGAAGTTGCCCGGCTTTTTTTATATGCGCCGATGA
- the trmFO gene encoding FADH(2)-oxidizing methylenetetrahydrofolate--tRNA-(uracil(54)-C(5))-methyltransferase TrmFO — MMKPIVQIIGAGLAGSEAAWQVAKQGVSVRLYEMRPKKRTAAHQTDWFAELVCSNSLRSNSLTNAVGILKEEMRKLGSVIMKAADETAVPAGSALAVDREAFSRRVTELIEKEPLIEVIHEEVGEIPEGITVIATGPLTSEKLSREILAFTGEESLYFFDAAAPIVTKDSINMEKCFLASRYGKGEAAYLNCPMTEEEFNRFFEALQGAEVAKPKDFEREIYFEGCMPFEVMASRGRETLLFGPMKPVGLIDPRTGKEPFAVVQLRQDNAAATLYNIVGFQTHLKWGEQKRIIQMIPGLEEAEIVRYGVMHRNTYLNSPRILLPTYQTKKRENLFFAGQMTGVEGYVESAASGLIAGFNAARIALGEEPLVFPPETVIGSLAHYITHADPEHFQPMNANLGLLPPLDQKVRDKRRRNEKYGARAIFTIQNFIQSLYNSLA, encoded by the coding sequence ATGATGAAACCCATCGTACAAATCATAGGGGCAGGACTTGCCGGCAGTGAGGCGGCATGGCAGGTGGCAAAGCAAGGGGTTTCCGTGAGGCTGTATGAGATGCGCCCTAAAAAACGGACGGCCGCCCATCAAACCGATTGGTTCGCCGAGCTGGTTTGCAGCAATTCCCTTCGTTCCAATTCCTTGACCAATGCGGTCGGTATCTTAAAGGAAGAGATGCGTAAGCTTGGTTCCGTCATCATGAAGGCGGCCGACGAGACCGCCGTCCCTGCAGGGAGCGCTTTGGCTGTCGATCGTGAAGCTTTTAGCCGAAGGGTAACGGAATTGATCGAGAAAGAACCTCTTATTGAGGTCATTCATGAGGAAGTGGGAGAAATTCCGGAAGGAATTACGGTGATCGCGACCGGCCCACTTACCTCCGAGAAATTATCTCGAGAGATTCTTGCATTTACCGGAGAAGAGTCCCTTTATTTTTTTGACGCGGCGGCCCCGATCGTAACCAAAGATTCCATCAACATGGAGAAGTGTTTTCTCGCCTCCCGGTACGGAAAAGGCGAAGCCGCTTACCTAAATTGTCCCATGACGGAGGAGGAGTTTAACCGGTTTTTTGAGGCATTGCAGGGAGCGGAAGTGGCCAAGCCGAAGGATTTTGAAAGGGAGATCTATTTTGAAGGATGCATGCCTTTTGAAGTGATGGCGAGCCGAGGAAGGGAAACCCTTCTTTTCGGCCCCATGAAGCCGGTAGGGCTCATTGATCCCCGAACAGGAAAGGAACCGTTTGCCGTTGTTCAGCTCAGACAAGATAACGCCGCCGCAACCCTTTATAACATCGTCGGCTTTCAGACCCACTTAAAGTGGGGAGAACAAAAGCGGATTATTCAAATGATTCCCGGACTGGAAGAGGCGGAGATCGTCCGCTATGGCGTGATGCATCGGAATACCTACCTCAATTCTCCCAGGATCCTCTTACCTACGTACCAGACGAAGAAAAGGGAGAACCTGTTTTTCGCCGGGCAAATGACCGGAGTGGAGGGGTATGTGGAATCGGCCGCTTCGGGGCTGATCGCCGGGTTTAATGCCGCACGCATCGCATTAGGGGAAGAGCCTCTGGTTTTTCCTCCGGAGACGGTGATCGGAAGCCTGGCCCATTATATCACCCATGCGGATCCCGAACATTTTCAACCGATGAATGCGAATTTGGGACTCCTTCCCCCTCTGGATCAAAAAGTGCGGGATAAAAGGCGGAGGAATGAGAAATATGGAGCAAGGGCAATCTTTACTATTCAGAATTTTATCCAATCGCTATACAATTCCCTTGCATAG
- the topA gene encoding type I DNA topoisomerase: protein MADSLVIVESPAKAKTIGKYLGKKYKVLASMGHIRDLPKSQIGVDVENHFEPKYITIRGKGELLKELKDASKKVKQVYLAADPDREGEAIAWHLAQYLNLDLNQPIRVVFNEITKQAIQESFKQPRKINMNLVEAQQARRILDRLVGYKISPLLWKKVRKGLSAGRVQSVAVKLIIDREREIKSFVPEEYWTVTAYFGEGKDRFEASFYGFDGEKVELRNEEEVKELLRKIEGGTYRVVKVVRKERKRNPPPPFTTSSLQQEAARKLNFRAAKTMRIAQQLYEGISIGPEGNTGLITYMRTDSLRISETAAEEARKYIRDDFGPSYLPEEQRHHVNKAGAQDAHEAIRPTSIYREPDRLKAYLSRDQFRLYKLIWDRFLASQMASALLDTVSVSIEVNGAEFRASGSTVKFPGFMKIYIEGSDEGKKEEEKLLPPLEEGETVSLKKLEEKQHFTQPPPRYTEARLVKTMEELGIGRPSTYAPTLETIQKRGYVVLEDKRFLPTELGEIVISLMEEFFPEIINVAFTAEMESNLDKVEEGKEEWTLVLDQFYRPFLERLHVAEENMKEVDISEEFSEERCDLCGRPMVYKMGRFGKFLACSGFPECRNTKPILKELNIVCPKCHQGKLVERKTKARRRTFYGCSRYPECDFVTWDKPVEDPCPKCGGLMVEKKEKGGMRRICTSCGYERGEGKGIGATTNF, encoded by the coding sequence TTGGCTGATTCTTTGGTGATCGTTGAATCTCCCGCCAAAGCAAAAACCATCGGCAAATATTTAGGCAAGAAATATAAGGTTTTGGCCTCCATGGGGCATATTCGGGATTTGCCGAAAAGCCAGATCGGCGTTGATGTGGAGAATCATTTTGAACCGAAATATATTACCATTCGCGGCAAAGGGGAATTGCTAAAGGAACTGAAGGATGCCAGCAAAAAGGTAAAGCAAGTCTACCTGGCGGCCGACCCGGATCGGGAAGGAGAGGCCATCGCTTGGCATCTGGCCCAGTATCTGAATTTAGATTTGAATCAGCCCATCCGCGTTGTTTTTAATGAGATTACAAAGCAGGCGATCCAGGAATCCTTTAAACAGCCTCGGAAGATTAATATGAATCTGGTAGAGGCGCAGCAGGCGCGTCGGATTTTGGACCGCTTGGTGGGGTACAAGATTAGTCCTCTCTTGTGGAAAAAAGTGCGGAAAGGTTTAAGTGCAGGACGGGTCCAATCGGTGGCGGTGAAGCTGATCATCGACCGGGAGCGGGAAATTAAGTCCTTTGTTCCGGAAGAATATTGGACCGTCACCGCTTATTTCGGAGAGGGAAAAGACCGCTTTGAAGCGAGCTTTTACGGCTTTGACGGTGAAAAGGTAGAGCTACGAAATGAAGAGGAAGTAAAGGAACTTCTCCGGAAAATTGAAGGGGGAACTTACCGGGTCGTTAAAGTGGTACGGAAAGAGAGGAAGAGGAATCCCCCTCCTCCCTTTACCACCAGTTCACTACAACAAGAGGCCGCCAGGAAATTAAATTTCCGTGCTGCAAAAACCATGCGCATTGCTCAACAGCTGTATGAGGGGATCTCCATCGGCCCCGAAGGGAATACGGGCCTTATTACCTATATGCGGACCGATTCCCTGCGAATCTCCGAAACGGCGGCGGAAGAGGCACGCAAATATATACGTGATGACTTCGGACCCTCTTATCTTCCTGAAGAACAACGGCATCATGTCAATAAGGCGGGGGCTCAGGATGCCCACGAAGCGATCCGTCCCACCTCGATCTACCGGGAGCCCGATCGGTTGAAAGCTTATCTATCCAGGGATCAATTCCGACTCTACAAACTGATTTGGGACCGCTTTTTGGCCAGCCAGATGGCTTCCGCGCTCTTGGATACGGTCAGTGTAAGCATCGAAGTCAATGGGGCGGAATTTCGGGCGAGCGGATCTACCGTTAAATTTCCTGGGTTCATGAAGATTTACATCGAAGGTTCCGATGAAGGGAAAAAAGAAGAGGAGAAACTCCTGCCCCCACTTGAGGAAGGGGAAACCGTATCCCTGAAAAAATTGGAAGAAAAGCAGCATTTTACCCAGCCTCCCCCGCGGTATACCGAGGCTAGGTTAGTGAAGACCATGGAGGAATTAGGAATCGGCCGACCCAGCACCTATGCCCCCACCCTTGAGACGATTCAGAAACGGGGGTACGTGGTGTTGGAGGATAAGCGCTTCCTACCCACCGAGTTAGGGGAGATCGTTATCTCCCTGATGGAGGAATTTTTTCCCGAGATTATTAACGTAGCCTTTACCGCAGAGATGGAGAGCAACTTAGATAAGGTGGAAGAGGGAAAAGAAGAGTGGACTCTGGTTTTGGATCAGTTCTACCGGCCTTTTTTGGAGCGACTGCACGTGGCCGAGGAGAATATGAAAGAAGTGGATATCTCCGAAGAATTCTCCGAGGAAAGGTGTGATCTTTGTGGGCGCCCTATGGTGTATAAGATGGGGAGATTCGGGAAATTCCTCGCCTGTTCCGGGTTTCCGGAGTGCCGGAATACAAAACCCATCTTAAAAGAGCTAAATATCGTCTGTCCGAAATGCCATCAAGGAAAGCTGGTAGAACGGAAGACGAAGGCGAGAAGGCGTACCTTTTATGGTTGCAGCCGCTATCCCGAGTGCGACTTCGTCACTTGGGATAAACCGGTGGAAGACCCGTGTCCTAAGTGCGGCGGTCTTATGGTGGAGAAAAAGGAGAAGGGCGGTATGAGGCGGATCTGTACCTCCTGCGGGTATGAGAGGGGAGAGGGCAAAGGAATCGGCGCGACCACAAATTTTTAG